Proteins encoded together in one Chelonoidis abingdonii isolate Lonesome George chromosome 1, CheloAbing_2.0, whole genome shotgun sequence window:
- the LOC116818136 gene encoding hyaluronidase-1-like, whose amino-acid sequence MYNLWIKWIEITMLLIMVDGQLLKQAKAPLLLHKPFIVVWNAPTEQCRLRYKVDLDLNVFDIASNTNETLSGSNVTIFYHTHLGHYPYYLDNGVPVNGGVPQNESLIKHLNKAKSDIDHSIPLKKFQGLAVIDWENWRPQWDRNWGNKTIYRNKSLELVRRRHPQWSEDKIRKVAKEEFENAGKSFMNNTILLAEHMRPNGLWGYYLYPDCYNYDYKEHPKVYTGRCPDIESSRNDLLLWLWKESTALYPSIYLDYILKSSPNALKFVHYRVKEAIRIASVARKDYVLPVFVYSRPFYAYTLHVLTETDLVNTIGESAALGAAGVVLWGSMQYASSKESCSVVKKYIDGPLGHYVINVTSAAKLCSKVLCKKNGRCIRKISDSSANLHLSQNSFEIGVHHSEKGPRFFVTGKPRPEDIKAMKQSFTCQCYQGWTGIFCELPDRSLLEQWAHTLFNRSKNKMFNFLLFGSMQVFLLLIIH is encoded by the exons ATGTACAATCTGTGGATTAAATGGATAGAAATTACAATGCTGCTTATTATGGTTGATGGCCAACTGCTCAAGCAGGCAAAGGCCCCATTGCTACTCCACAAACCTTTCATTGTTGTTTGGAATGCACCTACGGAACAGTGCAGACTGCGGTACAAGGTGGACCTAGATCTCAATGTTTTTGACATTGCATCAAACACCAATGAAACTTTGAGTGGATCCAATGTGACAATCTTTTATCACACTCATTTGGGGCATTACCCCTATTACTTAGACAATGGGGTTCCTGTCAATGGAGGGGTGCCACAGAATGAGAGCCTGATAAAACACCTTAACAAAGCTAAGTCTGACATTGACCATTCCATACCCTTGAAGAAATTCCAAGGACTTGCAGTCATTGACTGGGAAAATTGGAGGCCCCAGTGGGACAGGAACTGGGGTAATAAAACCATTTATAGGAATAAGTCTCTCGAACTGGTTAGGAGACGCCATCCTCAATGGTCAGAGGACAAAATTAGGAAAGTTGCTAAGGAAGAATTTGAAAATGCTGGCAAGAGTTTTATGAACAACACTATCCTTCTGGCTGAGCACATGAGACCGAATGGTCTATGGGGTTATTATCTTTACCCAGACTGCTACAATTATGATTACAAAGAACATCCAAAAGTATACACAGGTAGATGCCCAGACATTGAATCTTCCCGCAATGATCTACTGCTTTGGCTGTGGAAAGAAAGCACTGCTCtttatccatccatctatctggATTATATATTGAAGTCAAGTCCAAATGCTCTGAAGTTCGTTCACTATCGGGTTAAGGAAGCAATACGTATTGCCTCAGTTGCTAGAAAAGACTATGTTTTGCCTGTTTTTGTTTACTCCAGACCATTTTATGCCTATACTTTGCATGTTTTGACAGAG ACTGACCTGGTGAACACTATTGGAGAGAGTGCTGCTTTGGGAGCAGCAGGGGTTGTCCTTTGGGGAAGCATGCAGTATGCCAGCTCAAAG GAGAGCTGCTCAGTTGTGAAAAAATACATAGATGGCCCCTTAGGACATTATGTCATTAATGTAACCTCAGCAGCCAAACTCTGCAGTAAAGTTCTGTGTAAGAAAAATGGGAGATGCATTCGTAAAATCAGTGACTCTTCTGCTAATCTGCACTTGTCGCAAAATAGTTTTGAGATTGGGGTCCACCATTCTGAAAAAGGCCCAAGATTCTTTGTGACTGGAAAACCTAGACCAGAAGATATAAAGGCCATGAAGCAGAGCTTCACATGTCAGTGTTACCAAGGCTGGACTGGGATATTTTGTGAACTGCCTGACCGAAGTCTACTTGAGCAATGGGCTCACACTCTGTTTAATagatcaaaaaataaaatgttcaacTTTCTTTTATTTGGATCCATGCAGGTTTTTCTGCTTCTCATTATACATTAA